A region of Vitis riparia cultivar Riparia Gloire de Montpellier isolate 1030 chromosome 12, EGFV_Vit.rip_1.0, whole genome shotgun sequence DNA encodes the following proteins:
- the LOC117927246 gene encoding uncharacterized protein LOC117927246 has translation MASMFMAPTFSLLSVNRSSSGCRKPDCTPRQYHAITMRIEKPLEELYNVRVERQVSPKRLEELGVSRWSIWKTGKSRLPWDWHVDQLVYIEEGEVRVVPDGSKKYMQFVAGDLVRYPKWFEADLFFNGPYQERYRFRAYGDD, from the coding sequence ATGGCAAGCATGTTCATGGCACCTACCTTCAGTCTTCTTTCCGTCAATAGAAGCAGCAGTGGATGCAGAAAGCCAGACTGCACTCCTAGGCAGTATCATGCTATAACAATGAGGATAGAGAAACCTCTGGAGGAGTTATACAATGTGAGGGTGGAAAGGCAAGTGTCACCAAAGCGACTGGAAGAGCTGGGGGTTTCACGATGGTCGATATGGAAGACTGGCAAATCTAGGTTGCCTTGGGATTGGCATGTGGACCAGTTGGTTTACATTGAGGAAGGGGAGGTGAGGGTTGTGCCTGACGGAAGCAAAAAATACATGCAATTTGTGGCAGGAGACCTTGTTCGCTATCCCAAGTGGTTTGAGGCTGACCTCTTCTTCAATGGTCCCTACCAGGAGCGCTACCGCTTCCGAGCATATGGGGATGACTAG